CTCAACTAAAGGAAATGGCACACAACCAGAACTAATTACAGTCCTGAAAGAGACGGGCATTTTACCGGACTAATCCAAAATTACTAATTGCGATTTTCTGCACAATAAGCGGTTTAGGACTGAAAAATAACTGGGGTCTCTTATGACAATTACTATTAACGAATCCGATGCGTACCATATTCGTGGGAAAATCATTGAAATAAGAAACAGCACACTCCTTATTTTTGTTACTTCCCCTTTCACGTGTGAAATTAAATTTCATTGTAGTTCAGAACATTACGATATACTCCATCCTCCAGTACTCTCTGATAATCCGTCACTTGTCACAAACAACTCAAATACTATACAGCACCAGAAAGAATATCAGTTTTTCCAATACAGGTATATGTCAGTTTTACAGAAAGAACAGTCATGTGAATTTTCTGCCTACGCTATTCGTAAAGAAGACAGGCGTTCTGTCCATAGTCAGCAAGTTGAAAGGCATCCTGACGACTATGACTATTTTTGGATATATGATCCAGATTCTTTTTGTGGAGAAAAATGGGATGAAGCATCTATTGATGATTTAGTCAAAGAAATACGACCTTCAAGAGCAACTGTTGAACATTTGTCCGAATCCTACGAGGCAGATGACCAAGAAGTTAAAAGAGCAGAACGGAAAAGGAAATGGCAAGAAGTAAAGTCAACTCCAAAGCGTTTGCAAAATTGGTTGGATGAATATGATAAATTAATGATAGCAGTCATTACCTTAGTTTCGGGAGCAGTAGGAGTGGAATTAATAAAAGTAATAATTAAGATAATAACCCCTTCAGAAAATTAAACATTTTACGACAAAATTCCATCAAATCCGAAACTACTATGGTGGATCTTAGAATTGATTATACACTTTGCATCGGCGAGGTTAGGAAACCTCGCCTACCACGGAGTGAAGGTATGTATTTATTTTGAATCCAGCATGATTGGAAAAATGAAAGGAGGGCGCGCAAAATGAGCAACCACGCACTGAAACTCACCGATGCAGAGATGCGGGACTTCATTATCAACGGATACGTCAAGGTAAAAGTCGATGTGCCGCCGAGTTTTCACGAGAACGTTTACCAGCAACTCGATGCAATGTTTGAAGGCACAGGCAATTTGGGCAACAATGTCCTACCCCTCATCCCTGAAATTCAAGAGGTTTTCGATCAGCCCATCGTTCACGGTGCGATGCAAAGTGTGCTCGGTGAAGACTACGCCATGCACTCACACCGATACTGCCATTTCAACCAACAGGGTAGCGAAGGTCAGAATTTCCATAAGGACAGTTACGAAGGGGACGAACAGATCCGCCGCCATCGATGTCGGTGGACAATGGCGTTCTACTACCCGCAGGATGTCACGGAGGATATGGGACCTACCGGTGTGTTACCCGGATCGCAATATTACGAAACCGGTGAAAGCGCACACCAACAACCGGATCTCGCACTCACCGGCGAAGCCGGGACGGTAACCATTGTCCACTACGACCTATGGCACCGCGCCATGCCGAATCGGAGTGACAAGAAACGATATATGTTGAAGTTCCTCTTTATCCGACTCGACGAACCACAAACACCCGTATGGCAGAGCGATACCGACGACTGGCACACCCTCGGCAACGGGGAAACATCCGAGCACCCGGAATTATGGGAATCGTTGTGGGAATGGTATAACGGAAAACACAATGGGACGAGCAACGGTGTTTCGCACGCTGAGGTGGATACCCTCATCGAAAACTTAGATAGCGATAATGAGAGAGCGCGGTTAAATGCGGCGTATCGTTTAGGACGGGTGGGTAACGCTGCTCTGCCCGCATTGAAACAAGCGTTGTACAGTAGATCTGATGCTATCCGCGAATATGCCGGATACGCTTTGAGTCTCACCGGTGCCCCCGCGATTCCAACGCTCATTGATGCCATGCAAGCGACAGATGATTCCGTACGCGCAAGTGCTACGTTTGCCTTGGCAGATATGGGGAAAGTTGCGCAAGAGGCGATGCCAGCGTTAACAACCGCTGCGCAGGATAATTCCGAATGCATCCGACGAAACGCTACAGAAGGATTGGGACTCATCGGACAACAGGTTTCCGAAGATATTGATTTATCCGAGACAGTGCAGGTATTAACAACCCGATTGCAGGATGACCATTATGCGGTCCGTGATAACGCCGCTCGCGCATTAGCGAAATTGGGCACACGTGCCGAACCCGCAATTCCAACCCTCGTTGCACAATTGGAAGACGAAAATCGATACGTCCGTTTCCATGCCGCCTTAGCACTGAAGCAGATTAAGACCCCCGAAGCACAGAATGCACTCTTCAATCACCTGTTTGCTTCGCGGTGGTGCGCCCTAACGACACCAGGCACACCTTATTAATGGGCATTGAGAGTTTTCTGGTTTCTTGAGTATCTTTTCCCGATTCGGCACGCTGCTCAGGCACCGTTGCAAACTCTGCCAAGTGGCGTGCCTCTTATATTTCTCTAAGTCCTGTTTTACTTTGCGAGTATGCCGGTCTCCATTAATGGACAAGTCAGGCACGACAACTGACTCATGGAGACATCTACATCATAAACCACATACCTATACGCCCCGCGAATATACCAAGGAGCGCACCGGCGAGGACATCCGTCGGATAATGCACACCGAGATGGACACGTGCGACACCAACGAGTGTTGCCCAGCAAAAGGTCGGGATTTGTAAAGCAGGGAAGGTATTTGCCAAAAGCGTCATCATTAGGAAGGCAGAAGCAGTGTGTCCCGATGGGAAACTAAAGCGATCTGGTGGGCGGACCCGAAATTGAACCTCAACCATCCGCTCATACGGTCGGTCGCGTTTCATCGCTTGTTTGAGGAAGTGGTATAGGAGTCTCTCAAGTGGAAATGCAAGTACCGCTGACAGAAGGAGTGGCTTACTGGTGGCTGAACCGAACGTCAAGTGCACGTATAGTACCAGAAACGGATATAGACACCCGTTAGCACTCCAAGAAATAATGCGAAATGGACAATTCAGGATTCTTCTATCGCCCCAACCAAAAATACGGTTAAACAGTAATGTATCCCATCGGGTCAGACTATTTGTGAATTCTCTAAGCATAGTTTACAAAGTGAGCAGGCACGCTTAAACACAAACCTGCTGTATCTTTTATCTCCATCGTATGTATTATTTGAATCTATTTGACGAAATGTTCAAAGCTTTATTATTATACTGTTCCTGCTTAATTACTTCCAGAATTTTCCGCGCCCCCTCTACATCTTCAATGTGATTAAAATTGTAGTGGAAGTCTGTTGCATATTTTTAAGCAATATTCAATAATAAATTGCCGTTTTTTTGATTCTCCGCTAGGTCTCGACCCCGTAGGGGGTTTTTGCTTGGGTGTTTCCCCTAGGGTTTCCCCGCCCGTCATCGACAGACAACGTGCATATTTAATACCGAAAATTGCTTAACCAGCATATCATTTTTATATAAAAAATATTAAACAAAATTGTATCAATATTTTTGACGCATATCCTAATATCGTGTGTGAACCATCACAGAGAATGCGGATCCACATAATCAGTGAGATCTCGGAGCGCGATGACCTTGTAATCATTTTCGTAGAGATACGCCATATAATCTTCGAATTGCGCTGGCGCCGTATGGACCCACGGATGCTCAATATCGGGTACACCGTGGAACGTCAGGATGGCGATATTCCCATCTGTTGCTTGGGCAAGTGCCCATGTAAAGTCATCAAAGTCCCAGTTGGGACCGGAGGCTCCCGTCGTTGGAATTAGGAGGCGATGATGTAGCGTTGGATTGTAAGCAGGTCCGCGGTCTCCTTCACCGCTGTAAGGAAATTCCGGATCAACACCGCGTCGGGCGAAGTGAAAACCGTGTTCAGCGAGCACTTGGACAGCTGCTTCACCGTGGCTATAACCGGGGTAACAGAATGTTGTCGGCTTCGAAATACCGTAAGTCTCACAACGGGCGTCAATGTGTACTAAATCCGCACTGAGTGCCTCGGCGGTTTGCTGTGTGACGTTTCGGTGATGGCGCGTGTGGTTACCAATCTCGAAACCGTCATCGTGGAGTCCTTTGACCTCTTCCCACGTCATATAGGCGTCCTTATTCGTAAGGAAGTTGAGCCCTTCCGTGATATAGAAAGTCGCACCGAAGCCGTATGCCTTGAGGAGCGGCGCCGCGAAAGTCGCCTGTGATTTGCACCCATCGTCGAAAGTTAGCACAACGAGTTTATCAGGGATTGTCTTCTGCAAAACGTCTTTCATCTGACAAATTCCGTATCTATAGGACTTACGCAGACAGACGATAAATCATCTTACTAACAACAGATACACCTTGGAAATACCGGTGCTTCTCAAAAGCAAGCTGGTTCGTAGTAGCGCAATTCATTGCGCAGCGCGTAAACCCTAACCTATATGGATCACATAAAATAAATTCATATTACGCTGGACTGTTAATTATAACCGCACAACGCTATTGAAATCAAGAAAAATCTGACATCAATTTTTACTGAAAACTATTCCCCTGACTGCCAATTGAAAAACCCTTGACAAAAATTCAGAACCAATTTAAAATGTTTACAAGAAACTAACGGAGGTAAGAACCATGATTGACCGACGTGCATTTCTAAAATCGATGGCAAGTTTGACAACAGGCGTTCTCTTGTCATCCGCGTGTGCAGAGGGTGGTGAAGAAGAGACCGCGAGCGACCGCTTAGGGACGCTCCTACCCACACGGAGGTTTGGACGCACAGGAGAAGCCGTAACGATGCTCGGTGTAGGGGGCTGGCATATCGGGGAAATGAGCGAAGTAGAGGCGCAAAAAACGATCGAGATCGCACTTGAAGGCGGTGTGCGCTTCTTTGATAGTGCTGAATCCTATCAAGCCGGCGGGAGTGAGCGTAGACTCGGTAAACTGCTTGTTCCAAAATATCGAGATGATGTGTTCCTTATGACGAAGACAACAGCACGCAACGCGACGAAAGCATGGGAACATCTTGAAGGTTCACTGACCCGATTGAATACCGATCAGCTTGACCTCTGGCAGATGCATTCCGTGCAGAATCCCGCAGACGTCGATGATCGGATTGATAACGGCATCTTGGACGTTATGTTGGAAGCGAAAGCGACTGGTAAAACCCGCTATATCGGGTTCACCGGACATACAAGTCCAGCGGCGCACGAACGCGTCCTTGAACAGACTGATATTTTTGACACCTGTCAATTAGCGATGAATCTCGTTGATGTCAGCTACGAGAGTTTCATTGAGAGGGTCGTACCAACGCTCATTGAACGAAACATCGGTGTGATTGGAATGAAGGCATTAGCGAACGGTGGTTTCTTCGGGGGTTCGCAGCACGGTAAACACGGCACGAATTCGAAAGTTGTCCCAAATCGGGTCAGTGTCTCCGAAGCGGTTCGTTTCGTCTGGTCGTTGCCCGTCAGCACACTCGTTACCGGTCCAGACAATGCAAAACAGATGCAAGAGAAAATTGACATTGCGAAGACCTTTACAGGCATGGACGATGACGAACGACAGGTTTTGATAGAAAAAGTGGAAGATATGGCTGGAACAACGGTTGAGTTTTACAAAACCTA
This genomic window from Candidatus Poribacteria bacterium contains:
- a CDS encoding polysaccharide deacetylase family protein, producing MKDVLQKTIPDKLVVLTFDDGCKSQATFAAPLLKAYGFGATFYITEGLNFLTNKDAYMTWEEVKGLHDDGFEIGNHTRHHRNVTQQTAEALSADLVHIDARCETYGISKPTTFCYPGYSHGEAAVQVLAEHGFHFARRGVDPEFPYSGEGDRGPAYNPTLHHRLLIPTTGASGPNWDFDDFTWALAQATDGNIAILTFHGVPDIEHPWVHTAPAQFEDYMAYLYENDYKVIALRDLTDYVDPHSL
- a CDS encoding aldo/keto reductase, which produces MDRRAFLKSMASLTTGVLLSSACAEGGEEETASDRLGTLLPTRRFGRTGEAVTMLGVGGWHIGEMSEVEAQKTIEIALEGGVRFFDSAESYQAGGSERRLGKLLVPKYRDDVFLMTKTTARNATKAWEHLEGSLTRLNTDQLDLWQMHSVQNPADVDDRIDNGILDVMLEAKATGKTRYIGFTGHTSPAAHERVLEQTDIFDTCQLAMNLVDVSYESFIERVVPTLIERNIGVIGMKALANGGFFGGSQHGKHGTNSKVVPNRVSVSEAVRFVWSLPVSTLVTGPDNAKQMQEKIDIAKTFTGMDDDERQVLIEKVEDMAGTTVEFYKT
- a CDS encoding phosphatase PAP2 family protein, with translation MLREFTNSLTRWDTLLFNRIFGWGDRRILNCPFRIISWSANGCLYPFLVLYVHLTFGSATSKPLLLSAVLAFPLERLLYHFLKQAMKRDRPYERMVEVQFRVRPPDRFSFPSGHTASAFLMMTLLANTFPALQIPTFCWATLVGVARVHLGVHYPTDVLAGALLGIFAGRIGMWFMM
- a CDS encoding phytanoyl-CoA dioxygenase, which codes for MSNHALKLTDAEMRDFIINGYVKVKVDVPPSFHENVYQQLDAMFEGTGNLGNNVLPLIPEIQEVFDQPIVHGAMQSVLGEDYAMHSHRYCHFNQQGSEGQNFHKDSYEGDEQIRRHRCRWTMAFYYPQDVTEDMGPTGVLPGSQYYETGESAHQQPDLALTGEAGTVTIVHYDLWHRAMPNRSDKKRYMLKFLFIRLDEPQTPVWQSDTDDWHTLGNGETSEHPELWESLWEWYNGKHNGTSNGVSHAEVDTLIENLDSDNERARLNAAYRLGRVGNAALPALKQALYSRSDAIREYAGYALSLTGAPAIPTLIDAMQATDDSVRASATFALADMGKVAQEAMPALTTAAQDNSECIRRNATEGLGLIGQQVSEDIDLSETVQVLTTRLQDDHYAVRDNAARALAKLGTRAEPAIPTLVAQLEDENRYVRFHAALALKQIKTPEAQNALFNHLFASRWCALTTPGTPY